Below is a genomic region from Brassica oleracea var. oleracea cultivar TO1000 chromosome C9, BOL, whole genome shotgun sequence.
TTAAAAATATAATATATTTTATTATTTATACGATGGTATGTATAAAATACTATTACTTATAAGATTACTTATATGATGGTACATATAAAATACGATTAATTATATGATGACACATATATGATATATAATAGTGACATGAAAAACAAATAGAAACATATTTTTTCAAAAATACACCCGCTCGGGTCAGAGTATAGTTAATGATTATTCAAGACTATTGACCATGACCATGACCAATACTCTGACCAAGATTTTACCAAGACCTTGACCATGAATTGGCTCTTCATGAAATTTTTGTGATGATGAGCCTTTGATCAACTTTTTGGACCGGTCCTGGATCAGATTTTGGAGGTTAAATCAACCTCCAACAAAAGCTTAGTTGATTGAAATCTATACATAAACACAAGTAAATGAGCTTTGTTTATCAATCAATTTCATAATCATCTCTCTCAGTTTAAAAATATCCTGATGGCTCTATTCACCTCTATATGATCCATCGGTCGTTAACCGACAGTGATCTTTGCTATGGTGGTCCGTTAAATCTACCAAAGAGAGATTTTGAAAGTTATATATTGCCGGAGATGGAAAATGTTATGGTCCAGAATTTGGGATCATCAAACGGTGTTGAAGTGAAAATTCATATTCTCGAGGAAGGTTATGAAGCTGATGATTACACAATAACATTAATTAAGAAAACCAGTTACAAGTTTATTGCAGGATGGAGCAATATCGCCAAAGCAAAAGGTTACATAACTGGTGATGAAATTGGACTCTTGTGGGATAAAATCGCCGAAAAATTCTTTCTTCGTCTTATCAAGTAGTCTCTTTAATTGTCAGAGAGCTTTTCAAATATTTATCTAGATGTTTTAATTTACTATTATATCTATTTTTATCTTGTTCTTATATCAGTCTTATAATAAATAAAATTGAGGTTTTCTAAGTCTACTATTCGTCAGAAACTTTTATACGTCTTAAGAGAAGATGTTCATGCAACTTATGCAATGTAAGTAAAAGGCTATACCAAGAAAATCCATAAAGAGGATCCAGAGTGGTGCGAGCTTTTATTGATGCCTAAAGCCAAAAAAAAAAAACAAAAAAAAATCATTTTAAAAAAACAAAAAAAATACTAAATAGTAACAAAAAGCCAGCATCGTTATATAACAAATCACTAAGAACATCTCCAGTCCCACTCTAATTTTCATACCAAAATAGAGTTTAGAGTAAAAGTGTTACAATAGTATTCTATTTCTCACTCTATAATAGAGTAAAAAAATAAGTTAACTCTATACATAGAATAAGTTGTTTATTTTTTTGTTCATAACTCTATTTTGCACTATAAAATAGAATACTATTGAACTATAAAATATAGTAAACCATTGGGGATAAAAAATAGAGTGAACCATTGTTCATAACTCAACTCTATTATAGAATTATTCTATTTTAGAGTGAAAAATAACGTGAACCATTGGAGATGGTCTAAAGAACTAAATTACAAAAAAAAAAAGTTCTAAAATATTACATTTTTCTCCATCCTAGAAAAACCATAATCAAAATTTCAAAATGAAACAAAAAGATCTTTTTAAATGGCCTTCATAATTATTTTGTATCGATAAAATAATCAAGTGACTCAATCTTTTTGATTTATATAATTCAAATGAAGATAAATGCATTACTATAGAAAATTAAAACAATTATACAGTAAACTAGTTGACCCGCACCTTGTGCGGACTATATTCCTAACAATTTTTAATCCTAATATTTATTTGTATATAAAATTTATTTAATTAAATACAATTTTAAATTAAATACTATAAATTATAAAAAATAAATATACATATTGGTAATCAAAATATTAAATTATGTTCTTTTGTTTCATAGTTTTATATATGAAATGTATATTTTGCATCAAAATCTTTTCTATAGTAATAAATAGGAAATTTAGATTTGAAATTAAAAACTTTTTGTATTTGTAGACTGAAAAAAAATTCAGTAGCACATAAAGGATTATAAATAATCACAACCCATAAAATATCAATGTTATATAATCTAGATTTTCAAAACAGTGGGACAAAACACAAAATAATAAATTATAAAACATTATTTCTCTATTTTCTTATATTATACTTATTTTTTGTGGATGACAAAAAAAAACTTATTTTTTGTTAAATTTTTAGTGTTATTTAATGTTTTATTCTTAGTTTTTATGCTTATATATATATATATATATTCAATGTTTATTTAACATAATTATATAATTTATTTTTACGACATATTTTCAATGATGCTTTACCTTTAATTTTAACTTTAATATTGTCATAATCTATATTTGGATCAATATTTTCAAGAGAAAATGACTAGGATAGCACTAAAAATTTTTTTGTCACAAATATAGCCTCTAAAAATAAAAATGACCAAAATAGCACTTAATGTTTTATCAAAAGAGATAAATATACACTTATACCACAAAGGTAAATTAATTTAGACATTAGAGTTTAGAGTTAAGGGGTGGGTTTAGGATTTAGGGTTTAGGGTTTAGGGTTTAGGGTTTAGGGTTTTGAGTTTAGAGGTGGGGTTTAGGGTTTGGAGTTAAAGGGAGGGGTTTAGGATTTAGGGTTTAGGATTTAGGGTTTAGAGTTTAGGGTTTAGGGTTTAGGGTTTAGGGTTTAGGGTTTAGAGTTGGGGAGTGGGGTTTTGGGATAAGATTTCAAATTTTGAAAAAAAAAAAAAAAAATTCAAAAGATAAAATGCTATTTTAGTCATTTTAGTTTTTGAGTGGTATTTTTGTGACATAAACTTAGAAATGTGTTATTTTGGAGATTTGCCATATTTTCAAAAGAATATTAGTCATTAAAATCATAAATTAATATAAGATAAACATAATTATGAGAAAAGGTAACATACATTTAAACTAACCATTTTTACCCTCACTTTTGATTAAAGTATATATGTAGACTTTTACCCTCACTTTTAATGAAAGGTAAAATACATTTATACCCCTAGGGATAACTAATCTAGACTTAGGGTTTAGGGTTGAGGAGTTTTTAGAAGGGAAATTGCCAAAAATACAATTTTTAAAGTACAACTTTTCATGTTTACACTAACCACTTTTACCCTCATCTTTAATGAAGGGTAAAAAAACATTTATAACGTTTTGAATAACTTTGAAAAAAAAAACATATAGTTAACTAATTTAAACTTAAAACATCAACTCTAAACCCTAAATCATCAACTCTAAACCCTAAACCATGAAACATCAACTGTAAACCCTAAACCCTGAAACATCAACTTTAAACCCTAAATCCTAAATCCTAAACCTTCAAATCTAAACCCTAAACTTTCAAATCTAAACCCTAAATGTAAACCTTAAACCATAAATCTAACTTAAAACATCAACTTTAAACCCTAAATCATCAACTCAAAACCCAAAACCCCGAGACATCAACTTTAAACCCTAAACTTTAAACCTTCAAATCTAAAACCTAAAACAAACTCTAAACGTAAACCCAAAACCCTAAACCCTATATTTTTCTGAAATTCACACCCTAAACCCTAAACCTTCAAATCTAAACCCTAAAACATAAACTCTAGGGTTTTAGAGTTTATGGTTTAGAGTTTAGCGCTTAGGATTTAGGGTTTAGAGCTTAGGGTTTAGGGTTTAGAGTTGATGTTTTAGGATTTAGGGTTAATTTTTTAGGGTTTAGGGTTTAGAGTTTACTTCTTAGGGCTTAGGGTTTAGTGTTGATGGTTTAGGGTTTAGAGTTGATGTTTAGGGTTTAGGGTTTAGAGTTGATGTTTCGGGTTTAGGGTTTAGAGTTGATGTTTCGGGTTTAGGGTTTAGAGTTGATGTTTCGGGTTTAGGGTTTAGAGTTGATGTTTCGGGTTTAGGGTTTAGAGTTGATGTTTCGGGTTTAGGGTTTAGAGTTGATGTTTCGGGTTTAGGGTTTAGAGTTGATGTTTCAGGGTTTAGGGTTCGTATTTAAAAAAAAAAAGGGTTTAGGATTGATGGTTTAGGGTTTAGGGTTTGTATTTAAAAAAAATAGGGTTTAGGATTGATGGTTTAGGTTTTAGAGTTGAGTTTTAGGGTTTAGGGTTTGAATTTCGAGATAGTATAATTTGAAAAAAAAAAATAAAAAAATTATTTCTTACTTTTTAGATTTTTATTTATTTAATATATAATGAACAAGGGCATAAGAGTCTTTTGGCAATTAATGAAGAACTTAGTTTTGAAAATGTCTCTTTAGTGGTGGTAAAAATGAAAAGTGGTAGCATGAAAGTAGTAAACATGTAATTTCCCTTTTAGAATTTGAAATTTAGGATTCTAATAAATATAGAAATAAAAACTGAAAAAGTATTTTAAAAATTAAAATATAGGTTCAAACATAATTTTCGATTTCAAAAAGAAATTTTGAAAAAAAAAAATTCAAAAAGAAATTCAAAAAATTAATTTATAAAAAAGTTCTAATTTGAAAAAGTATAATTCGAAAACATAAAAAGAAATATATATATATATATATTTTTTTTTTTTATTATTCATGTATATAATTATTTATTATATATAGATAACAAGAGTATAAGAGTCTTTTGCCTTTTAATGTAAAAAATATTTTTAAAAATGTCAATTTTGTGGTGTTAAAGATAAATAATGAAAGTGGTAAACATGAATTTTCTCCATAATTATGATAATATCAGTAGATATTGTTAATATCAATTGTTAATATCCATTTATTAATTAAATGTTTTAAATATCAAGATAATTATAGAGAAATTGCCAAATATACCATTTTTAAAGTACTTTTTTCCATGTTTACACTAACCACTTTTATCTTCATCTTTAATGAAGAGTAAAATACATTTATAACATTTTGATTAACTTTGACAAAAAAAAACATATGATTAACTAATCCAAAACCTAAAACATCAACTCTAAACCCTAAATCATCAACTCTAAACCCTAAACCCCGAAACATCGACTCTAAACCCCAAAACATCAACTCTAAACCTAAACCCTAAACCCTAAACCTTCAAATCTAAACACTAAAACATCAACTCTAAACCCTAAATCATCAACTCTAAACCCTAAACCCCGAAACATCGACTCTAAACCCCAAAACATCAACTCTAAACCTAAACCCTAAACCCTAAACCTTCAAATCTAAACACTAAAACATCAACTCTAACCCCTAAACGTAAACCCTAAACCCTAAATCTGAATTTAAAACATCAACTTTAAACTCAAGATCATCAACTCTAAACCCTAAACGATGAAACATCAACACTAAACCCTAAACACTAAAACATCAACTCTAACCCCTAAACGTAAACCCTAAACCCCTAAACCCCGAAACATCGACTCTAAACCCCAAAACATCAACTCTAAACCTAAACCCTAAACCCTAAACCTTCAAATCTAAACCCTAAAACATCAACTCTAAACCCTAAACATAAACCCTAAACTCTATATTTTTCAAAAATTTGAACCCTAAACCCTAAAACCCTAAACCTTCAAATCTAAACCCTAAAACATCAACTCTAAACCATAAACTCTATATTTTTCAAAAATTTGAACCCTAAACCCTAAAACCCTAAACCTTCAAATCTAAACCCATAACATCAACTATAAACCCTAAACGTAAACCCTAAACCCTAAACCTTCAAATCTAAACNNNNNNNNNNNNNNNNNNNNNNNNNNNNNNNNNNNNNNNNNNNNNNNNNNNNNNNNNNNNNNNNNNNNNNNNNNNNNNNNNNNNNNNNNNNNNNNNNNNNNNNNNNNNNNNNNNNNNNNNNNNNNTGGTTTAGAGTTGATGTTTTAGGGTTTAACGTCAATTTTTTAGGGTTTGGGGTTTAGAGATTACTTTTAGGGTTTAGGGTTTAGTGTTGATAGTTTAGGGTTTAGTATTGATGGTTTAGGGTTTAGAGTTGAAATTTAGGGTTTAGGGTTTAGAGTTGATGTTTTAGGGTTTAGAGTTGAAGGTTTAGGGTTTATAGTTTAGAGTTGATGTTTCGGGGTTTAGAGTTTAGAGTTCATGTTTCGAGGTTTAGGGTTTGTATTTAAAAAAAAAATAAGGTTTAGGATTGATGGTTTAGGGTTCAGAGTTGATGTTTCGGGGTTTAGGGTTTAGAATTCATGTTTCAGGGTTTAGAATTCGAAAAAATTAAAAATATTATTTTTTATTTTTTTGGATTTTTATTTATTTAAATATTTATTTATTATATATATAAAGAACAAGGGCATAAGAGTCTTTTGCCACTTAACGAAGAATGTATTTTTGAAAATGTGCCTTTAGTGGTGGTAAAAATGAAAAGAGGTAGCATAAAAGTGGTAAACATATAATTTTCCCATAATTATATATAAATATATATTTTTTAAAATAATATTACATGTATATATGTAGAATAGGTTAATGTTTATTAATTATCTTAAATATCATATAAATACATATATTAAAATAAAATTTAAAATAATAATATTAATTAAACTAATGATTTATCCTAAAATGATGGAGAATATGACAACTAAACAAATTCACTTCTCGAATAATAGTATAGATAAAACTACAAATTTGAGATAAATATTGAGAAAGAATATATTCTAATTAGAAATGATAACCACCAAAATAGAGAAAAAGACAAAAATAGCACTAAATCAAGTTTATGTTCCCNNNNNNNNNNNNNNNNNNNNNNNTTTAGGGTTTAGGGTTTAGAGTTTAGGGTTTAGGGTTTAAAGTTGAGAAATGAGGTTTTGGGGATAAGATTTCAAATTTTGAAAAATAATAAAAAATTAAAATTTTCAAAGGATAAACTTAGAAATGTGCTATTTTGGTCATTTTAGTTTTTGAGTGCTATTTTTGTGATATAAATTTTGAAATGTGATATTTTGGAGATTTGCCCACCAAAATACGAGAAAACAATGTTGATAACTTGTAAACTTCTAGTTATGTAAAACCTTATTATTTTTAATTATTTATTATTTGTCCAAATTAAACCAAATTGATTTGAAAAAAAAGTATGTAAAGTTTAATGGTCGGAGTACTAGCGTTGGCCAATGGTGAATGTTAGTTAGTTATTTATTATTTGTCCCAGTTTTACCAAATTGATTTAAATACAACAGTAGATAAAAAGTTAGTAGTATGTATAATAACTTTACCCAATATCCATATTTATTAAAAAAGAAACATCGTACTTTCACATTACGTTAGACACGTGACTGTCTCACATCGATTTCAATTTGAGTATGCTGGCGTGTTGGCCTCACAATCATTTAATGAATAATGCATTCACACACTAGTTTCTTAACTTTACCACAGATAATTTAATGTGTTCACGCTATTTTTTTAATCACTTTATTTTTAGTTACCGCATTTTCAATATTTTTATTAGTGAACTGAAATTTCATATATACAACTAATAAATAATATCATTTTGAAAGAAATAAATTACAAAATCATTAAGATTCACATCAACTAAAACGATGGAAAGAGAATGT
It encodes:
- the LOC106314488 gene encoding putative B3 domain-containing protein At1g51970, which produces MIHRSLTDSDLCYGGPLNLPKRDFESYILPEMENVMVQNLGSSNGVEVKIHILEEGYEADDYTITLIKKTSYKFIAGWSNIAKAKGYITGDEIGLLWDKIAEKFFLRLIK